One Streptomyces sp. NBC_00554 DNA segment encodes these proteins:
- a CDS encoding ABC transporter permease, translating into MSTYEATRPGDSRAPRASRAPGADILTDCWTMTRRELAHWARQPVQVLVGLVFPVMLLLMFGYLIGGGRGVQGDYVDFLVPGMLALTMAFGLEGTMLAVTQDLNKGVIDRFRSMPMTNGAVLVGRSVADMLQSALGLAVLIGVGYAIGWRAHGTFGAFLGAVGLLLLFRFAMLWIGIHLAMVAGKPEMVQAVQILVWPVGFLSNAFATPDSMPGWLGTVVEWNPMSQTATAVRDLFGGPGGEPGHVWAAVVWPLALLAVFLPLAVRRFGGLSK; encoded by the coding sequence ATGAGTACGTACGAGGCGACCCGTCCCGGGGATTCACGGGCTCCACGGGCTTCGCGTGCTCCAGGGGCCGACATCCTGACCGACTGCTGGACCATGACCCGCCGCGAACTCGCCCACTGGGCACGGCAACCCGTCCAGGTGCTGGTCGGCCTGGTCTTCCCCGTGATGCTGCTGCTGATGTTCGGCTATCTCATCGGCGGCGGCCGGGGCGTCCAGGGCGACTACGTCGACTTCCTGGTGCCCGGCATGCTCGCGCTGACCATGGCCTTCGGCCTGGAGGGCACGATGCTGGCCGTCACCCAGGACCTCAACAAGGGGGTGATCGACCGCTTCCGGTCGATGCCGATGACCAACGGCGCGGTCCTGGTGGGCCGTTCGGTCGCCGACATGCTCCAGTCGGCGCTGGGCCTGGCCGTGCTGATCGGCGTCGGGTACGCGATCGGCTGGCGCGCGCACGGCACGTTCGGGGCGTTCCTGGGAGCCGTCGGGCTGCTCCTGCTCTTCCGGTTCGCCATGCTGTGGATCGGCATCCACCTCGCGATGGTCGCCGGAAAGCCGGAGATGGTGCAGGCCGTGCAGATCCTGGTCTGGCCGGTCGGCTTCCTGTCCAACGCGTTCGCAACCCCGGACTCCATGCCGGGCTGGCTGGGCACGGTGGTCGAGTGGAACCCGATGTCCCAGACGGCGACGGCGGTACGGGACCTGTTCGGCGGGCCGGGCGGGGAGCCGGGCCACGTCTGGGCGGCCGTGGTCTGGCCGCTGGCACTGCTGGCGGTGTTCTTGCCGCTGGCGGTGCGGAGGTTCGGGGGGCTCAGTAAGTAG
- a CDS encoding ATP-binding protein — MGTNGSTMLEPLRQGLPPLDPAAVSNAASCALPARYEAVREARQFTRRTLDQWDVGDRFDDVCLVVSELVTNALRHALPSDKPRVDDQGPPVRLHLMRWTERLVCAVRDPSHDSPVAGDSEDFSAESGRGLFLVDSFADSWGWHPLAGTLSGKVVWALFRLPPGPGATPATVPGE; from the coding sequence ATGGGGACGAATGGATCGACCATGCTCGAGCCCTTACGGCAGGGACTTCCGCCGCTCGATCCCGCGGCCGTGTCCAACGCCGCTTCCTGCGCCCTGCCCGCCCGCTACGAAGCGGTGCGTGAGGCGCGGCAGTTCACCCGCAGAACGCTCGACCAGTGGGACGTCGGCGACCGTTTCGACGATGTCTGCCTGGTGGTCTCCGAGCTCGTCACCAACGCGCTGCGGCACGCGCTGCCCTCGGACAAGCCCCGCGTGGACGACCAAGGCCCGCCCGTGCGGCTGCACTTGATGCGGTGGACCGAGCGTCTGGTGTGCGCGGTGCGCGACCCCAGTCACGACAGCCCGGTCGCGGGAGACTCCGAGGACTTCTCGGCGGAGTCGGGCCGCGGCCTCTTCCTGGTCGACTCGTTCGCCGACAGCTGGGGCTGGCACCCGCTCGCGGGCACCCTCAGCGGCAAGGTCGTGTGGGCGCTGTTCCGGCTGCCGCCGGGTCCGGGCGCGACACCGGCCACCGTTCCGGGCGAATAG
- a CDS encoding glutamate decarboxylase, translating into MPLHKGPEKRDERPMSVNPFFGETNPVGGMTEAPPKHRLPDGPLPPTTAYQLVHDELMLDGNSRLNLATFVTTWMEPQAGVLMAECRDKNMIDKDEYPRTAELERRCVAMLADLWNAPDPSAAVGCSTTGSSEACMLAGMALKRRWAQRNADRYPAARPNLVMGVNVQVCWDKFCNFWEVEARQVPMEGDRFHLDPQAAAELCDENTIGVVGILGSTFDGSYEPIADLCAALDALQERTGLDIPVHVDGASGAMVAPFLDEDLVWDFRLPRVSSINTSGHKYGLVYPGVGWALWKSADELPEELVFRVNYLGGDMPTFALNFSRPGAQVVAQYYTFLRLGREGYRAVQQTTRDVALALSGRVEALGDFQLLTRGDELPVFAFTTGPDVTAYDVFDVSRRMRERGWLVPAYTFPANREDLSVLRVVCRNGFSTDLAELFVDDLGRLLPELRRQSHPLTRDKGAATGFHH; encoded by the coding sequence ATGCCGCTCCACAAAGGCCCCGAGAAGCGCGACGAGCGCCCGATGTCCGTGAACCCCTTCTTCGGGGAGACCAATCCGGTCGGCGGCATGACCGAGGCCCCGCCCAAGCACCGGCTCCCGGACGGGCCGCTGCCGCCCACCACTGCCTATCAACTCGTCCATGACGAGCTGATGCTGGACGGCAACTCGCGGCTGAACCTCGCCACCTTCGTCACCACCTGGATGGAGCCGCAGGCCGGGGTGCTGATGGCCGAGTGCCGCGACAAGAACATGATCGACAAGGACGAGTACCCGCGCACCGCGGAGCTGGAACGACGCTGTGTGGCCATGCTCGCCGACCTGTGGAACGCCCCCGATCCGTCGGCCGCCGTGGGCTGTTCGACGACCGGGTCCAGTGAGGCGTGCATGCTCGCGGGGATGGCGCTGAAGCGGCGCTGGGCCCAGCGCAACGCCGACCGCTATCCCGCGGCCCGCCCGAACCTCGTCATGGGCGTCAACGTCCAGGTCTGCTGGGACAAGTTCTGCAACTTCTGGGAGGTCGAGGCGCGCCAAGTCCCCATGGAGGGCGACCGGTTCCACCTCGACCCCCAGGCCGCCGCCGAGCTGTGCGACGAGAACACCATCGGGGTCGTGGGCATCCTCGGGTCCACCTTCGACGGGTCCTACGAGCCGATCGCCGACCTGTGCGCGGCCCTCGACGCCCTTCAGGAGCGGACCGGGCTCGACATCCCGGTGCATGTCGACGGCGCGTCCGGCGCGATGGTCGCCCCCTTCCTCGACGAGGACCTGGTCTGGGACTTCCGGCTGCCGAGGGTGTCGTCCATCAACACCTCGGGCCACAAGTACGGCCTCGTCTACCCGGGCGTCGGCTGGGCGCTGTGGAAGTCGGCTGACGAGCTGCCGGAGGAACTCGTCTTCCGGGTCAACTACCTGGGCGGCGACATGCCGACCTTCGCGCTCAACTTCTCCCGGCCCGGCGCCCAGGTGGTGGCGCAGTACTACACGTTCCTGCGGCTGGGCCGGGAGGGCTACCGGGCCGTGCAGCAGACGACCCGTGACGTGGCGCTCGCACTCTCCGGGCGTGTCGAGGCACTGGGCGACTTCCAACTCCTCACCCGAGGTGATGAGTTGCCGGTCTTCGCCTTCACGACGGGACCCGACGTGACCGCCTACGACGTCTTCGACGTGTCCCGGCGGATGCGCGAGCGGGGCTGGCTGGTGCCCGCGTACACCTTCCCTGCCAACCGCGAGGACCTGTCGGTACTGCGGGTGGTGTGCCGCAACGGCTTCTCGACGGACCTCGCCGAGTTGTTCGTGGACGACCTCGGACGACTGCTGCCTGAACTGCGCCGACAGTCGCATCCGTTGACGCGCGACAAGGGTGCGGCCACCGGCTTCCACCACTGA
- a CDS encoding PadR family transcriptional regulator, with protein sequence MSAIRLLVLGAVRQHGRAHGYQVRNDLEYWGAHEWSNAKPGSIYHALKQMAKQGLLHAHEIAPSTVGGPPRTEYEITDKGTEEFLALLRESLTSYDQKMDVQSAGIGFIVDLPRDEAVALLKERIRKIEEWRGAVTEHYVPEDGPEQLGHIGEIMNLWVHTADSDAEWTRGLIARIERGAYTFAGEGEPFVAVLAEGEENPYATGMPHPGDRG encoded by the coding sequence ATGTCAGCGATCCGTCTCCTCGTGCTCGGCGCCGTCCGCCAGCACGGGCGGGCCCACGGCTACCAGGTCCGCAACGACCTGGAGTACTGGGGCGCGCACGAGTGGTCCAACGCCAAGCCCGGCTCGATCTACCACGCGCTCAAGCAGATGGCGAAGCAGGGCCTGCTGCACGCGCACGAGATCGCGCCGTCCACGGTCGGCGGCCCGCCGCGCACCGAGTACGAGATCACGGACAAGGGCACCGAGGAGTTCCTGGCGCTCCTGCGCGAGTCCCTGACCTCGTACGACCAGAAGATGGACGTCCAGTCGGCGGGCATCGGCTTCATCGTCGACCTGCCGAGGGACGAAGCGGTGGCCCTCCTGAAGGAGCGGATCCGGAAGATCGAGGAGTGGCGTGGTGCCGTCACCGAGCACTACGTGCCCGAGGACGGCCCCGAACAGCTCGGCCACATCGGCGAGATCATGAACCTCTGGGTGCACACCGCCGACTCCGACGCCGAGTGGACGCGCGGCCTGATCGCGCGGATCGAGCGCGGGGCGTACACCTTCGCGGGCGAGGGCGAGCCGTTCGTCGCCGTCCTGGCCGAGGGCGAGGAGAACCCGTACGCGACGGGGATGCCGCATCCCGGGGATCGCGGCTAA
- a CDS encoding ion channel protein, whose product MSTEAPAEPAQTPARRLLPLIVPSVVVGVVAALVLLGVSLLAEQLQDVLWETLPDALDVGRYSVLWMMVMLTATGVAVGLVVWKVPGHAGPDPATTGLVDPPLPLRVLPGLLLATVLALAGGVSLGPENPITAANIALAYWLGRKVAPRSPAAVWMMLAAAGTIGALFGTPVAAALVFSEVLAGRPGPGALWDRLLPPLVAGGTGALTMDLLAHPSFNLSLPDYTGPHWGDLLSALVVASVAAVAGMAAVYAFPYVHGAFSRLRHPMLTIPAGGLVLGLLGALGGHLTLFKGLDEVKVLAADPEGWSAGRFALMAVVKLAALQVAAACGFRGGRIFPAVFAGVALGLCAHALVPQVHPTIGVVCGVLGVLLAVTRQGWISLFTAAVLVSDPAVLPLLVLASVPAWLLVTGRPQMQLHDDGTPIR is encoded by the coding sequence GTGAGCACCGAAGCCCCGGCGGAGCCGGCACAGACCCCCGCACGGCGTCTGCTGCCGTTGATCGTGCCCTCCGTGGTGGTCGGTGTGGTCGCGGCGCTCGTCCTGCTGGGCGTCAGTCTGCTGGCCGAGCAGCTCCAGGACGTCCTGTGGGAGACCCTTCCGGACGCGCTGGACGTGGGCCGCTACTCCGTGCTCTGGATGATGGTGATGCTTACGGCGACCGGTGTCGCGGTGGGCCTGGTGGTGTGGAAGGTGCCGGGGCACGCGGGACCGGACCCGGCCACCACCGGCCTGGTCGATCCGCCCCTGCCGCTCCGCGTGCTGCCCGGGCTGCTCCTCGCCACGGTCCTGGCGCTGGCGGGCGGGGTGAGCCTGGGCCCCGAGAACCCGATCACGGCCGCCAACATCGCCCTCGCGTACTGGCTGGGCAGGAAGGTCGCCCCCCGCTCCCCCGCCGCCGTGTGGATGATGCTGGCGGCCGCGGGCACGATCGGCGCGCTGTTCGGGACGCCGGTGGCGGCCGCGCTGGTCTTCTCCGAGGTGCTGGCCGGGCGGCCGGGCCCCGGCGCCCTCTGGGACCGGCTGCTGCCGCCACTCGTCGCGGGCGGCACCGGCGCGCTGACCATGGACCTGCTCGCCCACCCGAGCTTCAACCTGTCCCTGCCCGACTACACCGGACCCCACTGGGGCGACCTCCTGTCCGCCCTGGTGGTCGCCTCGGTCGCGGCGGTGGCCGGGATGGCCGCGGTGTACGCCTTTCCCTACGTCCACGGCGCCTTCTCCCGGCTCAGGCACCCCATGCTGACGATTCCGGCGGGCGGGCTCGTCCTCGGGCTCCTTGGCGCCCTGGGCGGACATCTGACGCTCTTCAAGGGGCTGGACGAGGTGAAGGTGCTGGCCGCGGACCCGGAGGGCTGGTCGGCGGGGCGGTTCGCTCTGATGGCCGTAGTGAAACTGGCCGCCCTCCAGGTCGCCGCGGCGTGCGGCTTCCGGGGCGGCCGGATCTTTCCCGCCGTCTTCGCGGGGGTAGCCCTGGGACTGTGTGCGCACGCGCTGGTGCCCCAGGTGCATCCCACGATCGGCGTGGTCTGCGGCGTCCTGGGCGTACTGCTCGCTGTCACCCGGCAGGGCTGGATCAGCCTGTTCACGGCGGCGGTCCTGGTGTCGGACCCTGCCGTGCTGCCGCTGCTCGTACTGGCGTCGGTGCCGGCCTGGCTGCTGGTCACCGGGCGCCCCCAGATGCAGCTTCACGACGATGGAACCCCGATCCGCTAG
- a CDS encoding exo-alpha-sialidase, producing MSSSAPAPTGVSPPRIPSSRDLPGGPHAVGFASDASGFALLARCGKTRCRQYVAVLDKAADSWRLARNPLPDVRGDLGITAGLVVLGPGRALITEGKWPPPDGTWFTGDGGRSWRRGSVAPAGTTAAVPAGGALVPDCSRPDKEGNGCAPSRLLVVQPGTGRFQVLAHQPPLAGELIPAGETAGGLLFVSGADPGSGAPALAVSEDRGRTWRTALIAPFEEHGWGMRVVASGDVLYALHPGQLPEEEGVKNGLLALHRSTDGGHTWEQVWKYRKGVDPRSSIGDPVAAVDGSLTIHGEDAVWRSTDGGRSFKEARGSQGLGGSATVTPLGYVMGGSFGTGSYRISADGVHWHSFDLGDGT from the coding sequence GTGAGCAGCAGCGCCCCCGCCCCGACGGGGGTCTCGCCTCCCCGGATCCCCTCGTCACGGGACCTGCCGGGGGGTCCGCACGCCGTGGGCTTCGCGTCGGACGCCAGCGGGTTCGCGCTGCTCGCGCGGTGCGGGAAGACGCGCTGCCGGCAGTACGTCGCGGTGCTCGACAAGGCCGCCGACTCCTGGCGCCTCGCGCGCAACCCGCTGCCGGACGTGAGGGGCGACCTCGGCATCACGGCGGGGCTCGTGGTGCTGGGACCCGGCCGCGCGCTGATCACCGAGGGCAAGTGGCCGCCGCCGGACGGGACCTGGTTCACGGGCGACGGCGGCCGCAGCTGGCGGCGCGGCTCCGTCGCCCCTGCGGGCACGACCGCGGCGGTGCCCGCAGGAGGCGCCCTGGTCCCGGACTGCTCACGGCCGGACAAAGAGGGGAACGGATGCGCGCCGTCCCGCCTCCTCGTGGTCCAACCCGGCACGGGCAGGTTCCAGGTCCTGGCCCACCAGCCTCCGCTGGCGGGTGAGCTGATCCCGGCTGGGGAGACCGCGGGCGGACTCCTCTTCGTCTCCGGCGCCGACCCGGGCTCCGGCGCCCCCGCTCTCGCCGTCAGCGAGGACCGCGGGCGCACCTGGCGTACGGCCCTGATCGCCCCGTTCGAGGAGCACGGCTGGGGCATGCGCGTGGTCGCGTCCGGAGACGTGCTGTACGCGCTTCATCCGGGCCAGCTGCCCGAGGAGGAGGGCGTGAAGAACGGGCTGCTCGCCCTGCACCGCAGCACCGACGGTGGCCACACCTGGGAGCAGGTCTGGAAATACCGCAAGGGCGTGGACCCGCGCTCCTCGATCGGCGATCCGGTCGCCGCCGTCGACGGCAGCCTCACCATCCACGGCGAGGACGCCGTCTGGCGCAGCACCGACGGCGGCCGTTCCTTCAAGGAGGCCAGGGGCTCGCAGGGCCTGGGGGGTTCGGCGACCGTGACGCCGCTCGGCTACGTGATGGGCGGCAGCTTCGGCACCGGGAGCTATCGCATATCCGCCGACGGCGTGCACTGGCACAGCTTCGACCTGGGCGACGGCACCTGA
- a CDS encoding helix-turn-helix transcriptional regulator, whose product MLLGSHLRRLREARGITREAAGYSIRASESKISRMELGRVSFKTRDVEDLLTLYGIMDEVERTSLVSLAKEANVAGWWHSYSDVLPSWFPTYVGLEGAAHLIRAYEVQFVHGLLQTEAYAHAVVTRGMKGASVADIDRRVALRLERQKYLVAESSPEFHFVLDEAALRRPYGDREVMRGQLQHLIEVSERPNVRLQVMPFSFGGHSGESGSFTILSFPESDLSDVVYLEQLTSALYLDKREDVTQYESALKQLQQDSPGPSESRDLLRGLLQLS is encoded by the coding sequence ATGCTGCTCGGATCGCATCTCAGGCGCCTGCGAGAGGCGCGTGGAATCACCCGTGAAGCGGCCGGTTACTCGATCCGCGCCTCCGAATCGAAGATCAGCCGCATGGAGTTGGGACGGGTGAGCTTCAAGACGCGCGACGTCGAGGACCTGCTGACGCTCTACGGCATCATGGACGAGGTCGAGCGCACCTCCCTGGTGTCCCTCGCGAAGGAAGCCAACGTCGCGGGCTGGTGGCACAGTTACTCGGATGTCCTGCCCAGCTGGTTCCCGACCTATGTCGGCCTGGAGGGCGCCGCCCATCTGATCCGGGCGTACGAAGTGCAGTTCGTACACGGTCTGTTGCAGACCGAGGCGTATGCGCACGCGGTCGTCACGCGCGGCATGAAGGGCGCGAGCGTCGCCGACATCGACCGGCGCGTGGCGCTGCGTCTGGAGCGCCAGAAGTACCTGGTCGCCGAGAGCTCCCCCGAGTTCCACTTCGTTCTCGACGAGGCCGCCCTGCGCCGGCCGTACGGCGACCGCGAGGTGATGCGCGGACAACTCCAGCATCTGATCGAGGTGTCGGAGCGTCCCAACGTACGACTTCAGGTCATGCCGTTCAGCTTCGGCGGCCACTCGGGAGAGAGCGGCTCCTTCACGATCCTCAGCTTCCCCGAGTCCGACCTCTCCGACGTCGTCTACCTGGAGCAGCTCACCAGCGCGCTCTACCTGGACAAACGCGAGGATGTCACGCAGTACGAGAGCGCGCTGAAGCAGTTGCAGCAGGACAGCCCGGGCCCCTCGGAGAGCCGTGACCTGCTGAGGGGGCTGCTCCAGCTCTCCTGA
- a CDS encoding aldehyde dehydrogenase family protein, producing MSSYFTDLAQQYIDGEWRPGTGSWDIIDFNPYNGEKLASITIATVDEVDEAYRAAERAQKEWAATNPYARRAVFERALKIIDEREAEITEVIIAELGGTYLKAGFELHLVREFLRESVNLALRPEGKILPSPVDGKENRVYRVPVGVVGVISPFNFPFLLSLKSVAPALALGNGVVLKPHQNTPIVGGSLVAKIFEDAGLPGGLLNVVITDIAEIGDAFIEHPVPKVISFTGSDKVGRHVATVCASHFKSAILELGGNSALVVLEDADIDYAVDAAVFSRYVHQGQVCMAANRVLVDRSIEAEFTEKFVAKVKTLKVGDPTDPTTVIGPVINSSQADALTGVVDQAIAEGATALVHGTTTDNLVEPSVLTGLPADSAILQQEIFGPVALLIPFDGEEEAVRLVNNTPYGLSGAVHTADVERGVGFAKQIDTGMFHVNDGTVHDEPLVAFGGEKHSGIGRLNGEATVEAFTTQKWISVQHGRSFFPF from the coding sequence ATGTCGTCCTACTTCACCGACCTGGCCCAGCAGTACATCGACGGTGAGTGGCGCCCAGGGACCGGGTCCTGGGACATCATCGACTTCAACCCGTACAACGGCGAGAAGCTGGCGTCGATCACGATAGCCACGGTCGACGAGGTCGACGAGGCCTACCGCGCGGCCGAGCGCGCCCAGAAGGAATGGGCCGCGACCAACCCGTACGCGCGCCGTGCCGTCTTCGAGCGCGCTCTGAAGATCATCGACGAGCGCGAGGCGGAGATCACCGAGGTGATCATCGCCGAGCTCGGCGGCACGTACCTCAAGGCCGGCTTCGAACTGCACCTCGTCCGCGAGTTCCTGCGCGAGTCGGTCAATCTGGCGCTGCGCCCCGAGGGCAAGATCCTCCCCTCGCCGGTGGACGGCAAGGAGAACCGCGTCTACCGCGTCCCCGTCGGTGTCGTCGGCGTGATCAGCCCCTTCAACTTCCCCTTCCTGCTGTCCCTGAAGTCCGTCGCCCCGGCGCTGGCGCTCGGCAACGGCGTGGTGCTGAAGCCGCACCAGAACACCCCGATCGTCGGCGGTTCCCTGGTCGCCAAGATCTTCGAGGACGCGGGCCTGCCCGGCGGCCTGCTGAACGTCGTCATCACCGACATCGCCGAGATCGGCGACGCCTTCATCGAGCACCCGGTCCCGAAGGTCATCTCCTTCACCGGCTCCGACAAGGTCGGCCGCCATGTGGCCACCGTCTGCGCCTCGCACTTCAAGAGCGCGATCCTCGAACTGGGCGGCAACAGCGCGCTGGTGGTCCTGGAGGACGCGGACATCGACTACGCGGTCGACGCGGCGGTCTTCAGCCGGTACGTCCACCAGGGCCAGGTCTGCATGGCCGCCAACCGCGTCCTCGTGGACCGCTCGATCGAGGCCGAGTTCACCGAGAAGTTCGTCGCCAAGGTCAAGACCCTGAAGGTCGGCGACCCGACCGACCCGACGACGGTCATCGGCCCGGTCATCAACTCCTCCCAGGCGGACGCGCTCACCGGCGTGGTCGACCAGGCGATCGCCGAGGGCGCCACCGCCCTCGTGCACGGCACCACCACCGACAACCTCGTCGAGCCGAGTGTCCTGACCGGTCTGCCGGCCGACTCGGCCATCCTCCAGCAGGAGATCTTCGGTCCCGTCGCCCTCCTCATCCCCTTCGACGGCGAGGAGGAGGCCGTACGCCTGGTCAACAACACCCCGTACGGGCTCAGCGGCGCCGTCCACACCGCCGACGTCGAGCGCGGAGTCGGCTTCGCCAAGCAGATCGACACCGGCATGTTCCACGTCAACGACGGCACCGTCCACGACGAGCCCCTCGTCGCCTTCGGCGGCGAGAAGCACTCGGGCATCGGCCGCCTGAACGGCGAGGCGACCGTCGAGGCGTTCACCACGCAGAAGTGGATCTCGGTGCAGCACGGGCGGAGCTTCTTCCCGTTCTAG
- a CDS encoding DinB family protein, which yields MVTHVPAEAYGDERGALLAFAEAQRGGLRRAVLGLDDEQAALRPSASELSLSGLVKHVAECELNWLRLAQQKPNERARTEETWGDGFHLAEGETVAGTLAFWDGVAHETEEFIRSVGSLDDTFPLPEAPWFPKGEVSMRWLMLHLVEEFARHAGHADIIRESLDGKTAFELVAQEQGTSWG from the coding sequence ATGGTCACTCACGTTCCCGCAGAGGCGTACGGCGACGAGCGCGGTGCACTCCTGGCCTTCGCGGAGGCACAGCGTGGCGGCCTCCGGCGCGCAGTGCTGGGGCTGGACGACGAGCAGGCGGCGCTGCGGCCCAGCGCCAGCGAGCTCTCGCTGTCCGGACTCGTCAAGCATGTCGCCGAGTGCGAGCTGAACTGGCTGCGGCTGGCCCAGCAGAAGCCCAACGAGCGGGCGCGCACCGAGGAGACCTGGGGAGACGGCTTCCACCTCGCCGAGGGCGAGACGGTGGCCGGGACCCTCGCCTTCTGGGACGGGGTGGCGCACGAGACCGAGGAGTTCATCCGGTCCGTCGGATCCCTGGACGACACCTTCCCGCTGCCCGAGGCGCCCTGGTTCCCCAAGGGCGAGGTCTCGATGCGCTGGCTCATGCTCCATCTCGTAGAGGAGTTCGCCCGGCACGCTGGCCACGCCGACATCATCCGCGAGTCCCTGGACGGCAAGACGGCCTTCGAGCTGGTCGCCCAGGAGCAGGGCACCTCCTGGGGGTGA
- a CDS encoding MerR family transcriptional regulator, with product MGYPVGQVAGFAGVTVRTLHHYDEIGLLAPSGRSHAGHRRYSDADLDRLQQILFYRELGFPLDEVAALLDDPEADPRAHLRRQHELLTARIERLQKMAAAVEHAMEARKMGINLTPEEKFEVFGDKDPEAHAEEAERRWGGTEAYAESQRRAARYTKDDWKRMQAEVASWGERYDALMEAGEPPTGERAMDMAEEHRQHITKWFYECSYETHQGLAGMYVSDERFKEFYDSMRPGLAEHLRDAIGANAARHSQGA from the coding sequence GTGGGTTATCCAGTGGGCCAGGTCGCCGGTTTCGCCGGGGTCACGGTGCGCACGCTGCACCACTACGACGAGATCGGTCTGCTCGCGCCGAGCGGGCGCAGCCACGCGGGCCACCGGCGCTACAGCGACGCCGACCTCGACCGGCTGCAGCAGATCCTGTTCTACCGGGAGCTCGGCTTCCCCCTCGACGAGGTCGCCGCCCTGCTCGACGACCCGGAAGCGGACCCGCGTGCGCATCTGCGCCGCCAGCACGAGCTGCTGACCGCCCGGATCGAGAGGCTGCAGAAGATGGCGGCGGCCGTGGAGCACGCCATGGAGGCACGCAAGATGGGCATCAATCTCACGCCCGAGGAGAAGTTCGAGGTCTTCGGGGACAAGGATCCGGAAGCACACGCCGAAGAGGCCGAACGGCGCTGGGGCGGTACGGAGGCGTACGCCGAGTCGCAGCGCCGCGCCGCCCGCTACACCAAGGACGACTGGAAGCGCATGCAGGCCGAGGTGGCCTCCTGGGGCGAGCGCTACGACGCCCTCATGGAGGCCGGTGAGCCGCCGACCGGTGAGCGCGCCATGGACATGGCCGAGGAGCACCGGCAGCACATCACCAAGTGGTTCTACGAGTGCTCGTACGAGACCCACCAGGGGCTCGCCGGGATGTACGTCTCCGACGAGCGCTTCAAGGAGTTCTACGACTCCATGCGGCCGGGGCTCGCCGAGCACCTGAGGGACGCGATCGGGGCGAACGCGGCCAGGCACTCCCAAGGAGCGTGA
- a CDS encoding YbjQ family protein — MGIEEYGGGQVPQSDVLVVTTNDAPGYRVQEVIGEVFGLTVRSRHLGSQIGAGLKSMIGGELKGLTKTLVETRNQAMERLVEQARARGANGVLMFRFDVTEAADVGTEVCAYGTAVVLVKE, encoded by the coding sequence GTCGGACGTGCTGGTCGTGACGACGAACGACGCACCCGGTTACCGCGTCCAGGAAGTCATCGGTGAGGTCTTCGGCCTCACCGTGCGCTCCCGGCATCTGGGCAGCCAGATCGGCGCGGGTCTGAAGTCGATGATCGGCGGTGAGCTCAAGGGGCTCACCAAGACCCTCGTGGAGACCCGCAACCAGGCCATGGAACGGCTCGTCGAGCAGGCACGCGCGCGTGGCGCCAATGGCGTGCTGATGTTCCGCTTCGATGTCACGGAGGCGGCGGACGTGGGCACGGAGGTGTGCGCATACGGGACGGCGGTGGTCCTGGTCAAGGAATGA
- a CDS encoding ATP-binding cassette domain-containing protein: MTDAIVAEGVRKRYGDKAALDGLDLAVRRGTVHGLLGPNGAGKTTMVRVLTTLLRPDEGRVEVAGYDVAREAGRVRHRIGLLGQHAALDEELGGHQNLEMFGRLHHLGARHARVRADELLERFDLADTGRKAVKQYSGGMRRRLDLAASLITEPEVLFLDEPTTGLDPRGRAEVWAAVRSLVGGGTTVLLTTQYLEEADQLAHRISVVDHGRVIADGTADELKARTGGDRIDVVLRDGGQLGAAVALLPFPGDGVSVDTDRRLISAQVTDRMAALAGAVRALEEAGIEAEDIALRRPTLDEVFLDLTGDGRRTDEPRVDEHRMEETV, translated from the coding sequence ATGACCGACGCGATCGTCGCTGAGGGCGTACGGAAGCGGTACGGCGACAAGGCGGCACTGGACGGACTGGACCTGGCGGTGCGCCGCGGCACCGTCCACGGCCTGCTCGGTCCGAACGGCGCGGGCAAGACGACCATGGTGCGCGTGCTGACCACCCTGCTGCGTCCCGACGAGGGCCGGGTCGAGGTCGCCGGGTACGACGTGGCGCGCGAGGCCGGCCGGGTACGGCACCGCATCGGCCTGCTCGGCCAGCACGCCGCGCTCGACGAGGAGCTCGGCGGACACCAGAACCTGGAGATGTTCGGCCGGCTCCACCACCTGGGCGCCCGCCACGCGCGCGTGCGGGCCGACGAGCTCCTGGAGCGCTTCGACCTCGCCGACACCGGGCGCAAGGCGGTCAAGCAGTACAGCGGAGGCATGCGGCGCCGCCTGGACCTCGCCGCGTCCCTCATCACCGAGCCGGAGGTGCTCTTCCTGGACGAACCGACGACCGGGCTCGACCCACGAGGCCGGGCGGAGGTGTGGGCCGCCGTCCGCTCCCTGGTCGGCGGCGGCACCACGGTCCTGCTCACCACGCAGTACCTGGAGGAGGCCGACCAGCTCGCCCACCGCATCTCCGTCGTCGACCACGGCCGGGTCATCGCGGACGGCACGGCGGACGAACTGAAGGCCCGCACCGGCGGCGACCGGATCGACGTGGTGCTGCGGGACGGCGGCCAACTGGGCGCCGCCGTCGCCCTGTTGCCGTTCCCCGGGGACGGAGTCTCGGTGGACACCGACCGCCGTCTCATCAGCGCCCAGGTCACCGACCGCATGGCGGCGCTGGCGGGGGCCGTACGCGCCCTGGAGGAGGCCGGCATAGAGGCTGAGGACATCGCGCTGCGGCGGCCGACGCTGGACGAGGTGTTCCTGGATCTGACGGGGGACGGGCGCCGTACTGACGAGCCCCGCGTGGACGAGCACCGCATGGAGGAGACCGTATGA